A single Stutzerimonas stutzeri DNA region contains:
- a CDS encoding glycoside hydrolase family 5 protein, whose translation MPITAFFPSARKGLLFAITLTALLGFSPSGSAVQAASAGDIATSGISYSALINKFTNTYWLNGSWRASAGVSVAASAQNIAAFRVGTSVRTADGQIRTVTSVKPASGALTVFMNGPVLDGAVIGYPNRLSVSNVASTMPTAPDEPDEVPAPTPHYAALINKFTNAYWLNGSWRASAGVSVAATEQNAAAFVVGATVRTADGQVRTITSVKPASGALSVFMDGPVLDGNLVGYPNKLSLVNAATTLPDTPSAPITELTPPATEPVQLVGVALSGAAFGPSVLPGKHGTNYIYPAESYYKKYAEQGLKLVRLPFLWERIQPQLDTELDAAQLALLTQSLDLAHKHGVKVVLDMHNYYRYYKQPIGSETVSVQSFANTWKRIALAIGNHPALSGYGLMNEPNTKGLWPAAALAAAQEIRKIDRTNWIYVAGDRFSSAWHWPQSNTQLIADPWMRDPDNKLIFEAHMYLDRDTSGLYIDKTETFAPDLGINRAKPFVDWLRANNLRGFIGEMGVPNYAPDAIVAMDNLLGYLRENCVPLTYWAAGPWWGNYILALDVSGGAEQPQLPVLIKHANTPNNCSAIGEPM comes from the coding sequence ATGCCAATCACAGCTTTTTTTCCGAGTGCCCGCAAAGGCCTCCTGTTCGCAATCACCTTGACCGCACTGCTGGGTTTTTCGCCGAGCGGCAGCGCCGTCCAGGCCGCTTCCGCTGGTGACATCGCCACGTCGGGAATCTCCTATTCGGCGCTGATCAACAAGTTCACCAACACGTACTGGCTGAACGGCTCCTGGCGCGCCTCGGCGGGCGTTTCAGTCGCCGCTAGCGCGCAGAATATTGCAGCGTTCCGAGTCGGCACCTCGGTGCGGACCGCCGATGGCCAGATTCGGACCGTGACATCGGTCAAGCCCGCCAGCGGAGCGTTGACCGTCTTCATGAACGGGCCGGTGTTGGACGGCGCCGTGATCGGCTATCCCAACCGCCTCAGCGTCAGCAATGTCGCCAGCACCATGCCGACCGCACCCGACGAACCCGATGAGGTCCCGGCCCCCACGCCCCACTACGCCGCGCTGATCAACAAGTTCACCAACGCCTACTGGCTGAATGGGTCCTGGCGCGCCTCGGCGGGTGTTTCGGTCGCCGCCACCGAGCAGAACGCGGCGGCTTTCGTGGTTGGCGCAACGGTTCGCACCGCCGATGGCCAGGTGCGCACGATCACCTCGGTCAAGCCCGCCAGCGGTGCGCTGAGCGTGTTCATGGACGGTCCCGTTCTCGATGGCAACCTGGTCGGCTATCCCAACAAGCTGAGCCTGGTCAATGCCGCGACGACCTTGCCAGACACCCCTTCGGCGCCGATAACAGAGCTGACGCCGCCTGCGACCGAGCCGGTGCAACTGGTTGGCGTTGCGCTGTCGGGCGCCGCGTTCGGGCCTTCGGTGCTGCCGGGTAAGCACGGCACCAACTACATCTATCCGGCCGAGTCGTATTACAAGAAGTACGCCGAACAAGGCCTGAAGCTGGTTCGCCTTCCTTTCCTGTGGGAGCGCATACAACCGCAGCTCGATACCGAACTCGACGCCGCACAGCTGGCACTGCTGACCCAGTCGCTCGATCTCGCGCATAAGCACGGGGTCAAGGTCGTGCTCGACATGCATAACTACTACCGTTACTACAAGCAACCGATCGGCTCCGAGACCGTATCCGTCCAGTCGTTTGCCAACACCTGGAAGCGCATCGCACTGGCGATCGGCAACCATCCGGCGCTCAGCGGTTATGGCCTGATGAACGAGCCGAATACCAAGGGGCTTTGGCCGGCCGCCGCCCTGGCCGCCGCGCAGGAGATCCGCAAGATCGACAGGACGAACTGGATCTACGTTGCCGGCGATCGGTTTTCCAGCGCATGGCACTGGCCGCAATCGAACACGCAGCTGATCGCCGATCCCTGGATGCGTGACCCTGACAACAAGCTGATCTTCGAGGCCCATATGTACCTCGACCGCGATACCTCGGGCCTGTACATCGACAAGACCGAAACCTTTGCGCCCGACCTTGGGATCAATCGCGCCAAGCCTTTTGTGGATTGGCTGCGAGCGAACAACCTGCGCGGCTTCATCGGTGAGATGGGCGTTCCGAACTATGCCCCCGACGCAATCGTCGCGATGGACAACCTGCTCGGCTATCTACGTGAGAACTGTGTGCCGCTCACCTACTGGGCTGCCGGCCCATGGTGGGGCAACTACATTCTCGCGCTGGACGTTTCCGGCGGCGCCGAGCAACCTCAACTGCCGGTGCTGATCAAGCACGCCAATACGCCGAACAACTGCTCGGCAATTGGCGAGCCGATGTAA